A single Candidatus Hydrogenedentota bacterium DNA region contains:
- the rlmB gene encoding 23S rRNA (guanosine(2251)-2'-O)-methyltransferase RlmB, translating to MEWVPGRIPVLECLRAGKRKAHRLKLAKEAAGLEAIRALAAGIPVETCPRAELDRILPDSVHQGVLLQADPLPIWRAETWIERPVPSDAILVALDGVVDPRNFGAIVRSAAACGACGVLFAKDRSAPVSPVAVKSAAGGMEHLDLVEAANLVRALDLLKKAGWWAAVLESDAPTPIWKADLTGRIVLIIGGEGKGVRRLVRQQADFQLRIPLPGKIGNLNASVSAGIALAECLRQRVIHTADTRI from the coding sequence ATGGAATGGGTGCCCGGGCGGATCCCCGTGCTGGAATGTCTGCGCGCCGGAAAGCGCAAGGCGCACCGGCTCAAGCTGGCGAAAGAAGCCGCAGGGCTTGAAGCGATCCGGGCGTTGGCCGCCGGAATCCCCGTCGAAACATGCCCGCGCGCGGAACTGGACCGCATTTTGCCGGACTCCGTCCATCAGGGTGTGCTGCTTCAGGCCGATCCGCTGCCGATCTGGCGCGCGGAAACATGGATTGAGCGGCCCGTGCCGTCCGACGCGATTCTCGTGGCCCTTGACGGCGTGGTCGATCCACGGAACTTCGGGGCCATCGTTCGATCCGCGGCGGCCTGCGGCGCGTGCGGCGTCCTGTTTGCCAAGGATCGCTCGGCCCCTGTTTCGCCGGTGGCCGTCAAAAGCGCGGCAGGCGGCATGGAGCATCTGGACCTCGTTGAAGCCGCCAATCTTGTCCGGGCGTTGGACTTGCTTAAAAAAGCGGGGTGGTGGGCCGCCGTGCTTGAATCGGATGCGCCCACCCCAATATGGAAAGCCGATCTTACCGGACGGATCGTGCTTATCATCGGCGGTGAAGGCAAAGGCGTTCGCCGGCTGGTCAGGCAACAGGCCGATTTTCAACTGCGCATCCCGTTGCCCGGCAAAATCGGCAACCTCAATGCCTCGGTCAGCGCGGGGATCGCCCTTGCGGAATGCCTGCGGCAACGAGTAATTCACACAGCCGATACCCGAATTTGA